The following proteins come from a genomic window of Prionailurus viverrinus isolate Anna chromosome D1, UM_Priviv_1.0, whole genome shotgun sequence:
- the FOLR2 gene encoding folate receptor beta, whose protein sequence is MAWRLTPLLLLLLAWTASMCSARNRVDLLNVCMDAKHHKTKPGPEDKLHDQCTPWRKNACCSHNTSQELHKDPSLLYNFNLDHCGKIEPACKRHFIQDNCLYECSPNLGPWIQEVNQSWRKERFLDVPLCKEDCQQWWEDCRTSYTCKNNWHKGWDWSSGSNKCPAGAACRTFETYFPTPAALCEGIWSHSYKLSNYNRGSGRCIQMWFDPAQGNPNEEVARFYALAMSAGAMSHGIGLLLLSLVPMLHLWLLS, encoded by the exons ATGGCCTGGAGACTGACACcacttctgctgctgctgctggcctgGACAGCCTCCATGTGCAGTGCCCGGAACAGGGTAGACCTGCTCAACGTCTGCATGGATGCCAAGCACCACAAGACAAAGCCAGGCCCCGAGGACAAGTTGCATGACCAG TGCACTCCCTGGAGGAAGAACGCCTGCTGCTCACACAACACCAGCCAGGAGCTGCACAAGGACCCCTCCCTCTTGTATAACTTTAACCTGGACCACTGCGGCAAGATAGAGCCTGCCTGCAAGCGCCACTTCATTCAGGACAACTGTCTGTACGAGTGCTCACCCAATCTGGGGCCCTGGATCCAGGAG gtgaaCCAGAGCTGGCGCAAGGAACGCTTCCTGGACGTGCCCCTGTGCAAGGAGGACTGTCAGCAATGGTGGGAGGACTGCCGCACCTCCTACACCTGCAAGAACAACTGGCACAAGGGCTGGGACTGGAGCTCAG GATCGAACAAGTGTCCGGCCGGAGCCGCCTGCCGCACATTTGAGACCTACTTTCCCACGCCCGCAGCCCTGTGTGAGGGCATCTGGAGCCACTCCTACAAGCTCAGCAACTACAACCGAGGGAGCGGCCGCTGCATCCAGATGTGGTTCGACCCGGCCCAGGGCAACCCCAACGAGGAGGTGGCCAGGTTCTATGCCTTGGCCATGAGTGCGGGGGCCATGTCTCATGGGATTGGGCTTCTCCTGCTCAGCCTGGTCCCTATGCTGCACCTCTGGCTCCTCAGCTGA